Proteins from one Mycobacterium adipatum genomic window:
- a CDS encoding aldehyde dehydrogenase family protein: MTGAPVGLLIGGDRITSTGHTHEHIFPATGLPNATVAMAGAADVDRAVDAARAAQREWMAQTVDMRRDRLIDLADAVHQHLDELATLNVQDYAVPISFAGTAHMLEGFLRHFAGYADKIAGSSTPVSGSFDVNLVEREPYGVVGVIAPWNGALAVAGSCVAPALAAGNAVIFKPSELAPLAALRFGELCLEAGLPPGLVNILPAGAEGGDALVRHPGIRKVHFTGGGTTARAVIRAAAENLTPVVAELGGKSGNIIFDDADLDRAAMLSAHQGPLMQSGQSCACASRLLVHASVYDTFVEKFLAVLDSAPAGDPFDPLVRFGPVISESALTRILDTVDLAVSAGAGELLTGGKRMGGPLAQGFYIEPTVFADVDNSSPLAQTETFGPVVSISRFTDDDQAVRTANDTRYGLNAFVHTRDLRRAHRVSRALESGSVWINSTSRISPQGPYGGYKQSGFGRTGGWEGLLEFLQTKTIRIGLD; the protein is encoded by the coding sequence ATGACCGGTGCACCAGTCGGACTGTTGATCGGCGGGGACCGGATCACCTCGACCGGGCACACGCACGAGCACATCTTTCCGGCAACCGGACTCCCGAATGCGACCGTCGCGATGGCCGGTGCCGCCGACGTCGACCGCGCCGTCGACGCCGCACGCGCAGCCCAACGCGAGTGGATGGCGCAGACAGTCGATATGCGTCGCGACCGACTGATCGACCTCGCCGACGCCGTCCACCAACACCTGGACGAACTTGCCACGCTGAACGTGCAGGACTACGCGGTACCGATATCGTTCGCCGGAACCGCGCACATGCTTGAGGGCTTCCTGCGCCATTTCGCCGGCTACGCCGACAAGATCGCCGGGTCGAGCACCCCGGTAAGTGGATCGTTCGACGTCAACCTCGTCGAGCGGGAACCCTACGGTGTAGTCGGGGTAATCGCCCCGTGGAACGGCGCACTGGCGGTCGCCGGTTCCTGTGTCGCACCGGCGCTTGCCGCCGGGAACGCCGTTATCTTCAAGCCCTCCGAGCTGGCGCCCCTGGCCGCCCTGCGCTTCGGCGAGTTGTGTCTGGAAGCCGGACTGCCTCCCGGTCTGGTGAACATCCTGCCCGCCGGCGCTGAGGGGGGTGACGCCCTCGTGCGGCATCCGGGAATTCGCAAGGTCCACTTCACCGGTGGCGGAACCACCGCGCGCGCTGTGATCCGCGCGGCGGCCGAGAACCTGACACCGGTGGTCGCCGAACTGGGCGGGAAGTCGGGCAACATCATCTTCGACGATGCGGACCTGGACCGCGCGGCGATGCTGTCGGCGCATCAAGGGCCGCTGATGCAATCGGGCCAGAGCTGCGCGTGCGCAAGTCGGTTGCTCGTACATGCATCGGTCTATGACACGTTCGTCGAGAAGTTCCTCGCAGTGCTCGACTCCGCCCCGGCCGGCGACCCGTTCGACCCGTTGGTCAGGTTCGGACCGGTCATCTCCGAGAGCGCCCTCACCCGCATTCTCGACACCGTGGATCTTGCGGTGAGCGCCGGTGCCGGTGAGCTCCTCACCGGCGGCAAGAGGATGGGGGGTCCACTGGCGCAAGGCTTCTACATCGAACCCACGGTGTTCGCGGATGTGGACAACTCGTCACCGCTGGCGCAGACCGAGACCTTCGGCCCGGTCGTCTCGATCAGCAGGTTCACCGATGACGACCAGGCCGTGCGAACCGCCAACGACACGCGCTACGGATTGAACGCGTTCGTCCACACCCGAGACCTGCGGCGCGCGCACCGGGTGTCTCGGGCACTGGAATCCGGCTCGGTATGGATCAATTCGACCAGTAGGATCTCGCCGCAGGGCCCGTACGGCGGATACAAGCAGAGTGGCTTCGGGCGCACCGGCGGATGGGAAGGCCTGCTGGAATTCCTGCAGACCAAGACCATCCGCATCGGTCTCGACTGA
- a CDS encoding TenA family transcriptional regulator → MPDDLWTAATQHPFLDAVRDGTITDEAFDRWLCQDALFVADLLIFQSRLLARAPRHAQGAIVGGCAALVAELDWFEEQAARRGIDLDVPALPTTLRYRQLLQRLDGEPYPAAVTALWVIERVYLLGWTSAISPTSPFGEFIEHWTVPDFAAYVDALEALAAPDAHQGLVDEVLRLEVDFWNMATEARA, encoded by the coding sequence GTGCCCGATGACCTCTGGACGGCTGCCACCCAGCACCCATTTCTCGACGCGGTGCGCGACGGCACCATCACCGACGAAGCCTTCGATCGATGGTTGTGCCAAGATGCGCTGTTCGTCGCCGACCTGTTGATCTTCCAGTCCCGGCTGCTGGCCCGCGCGCCGCGCCACGCCCAGGGCGCCATCGTCGGCGGGTGCGCCGCACTGGTCGCCGAACTGGACTGGTTCGAAGAGCAGGCCGCCCGACGTGGCATCGATCTCGACGTCCCGGCGCTGCCGACCACGCTGCGATACCGCCAACTGCTGCAACGCCTCGACGGTGAGCCCTACCCGGCCGCGGTCACCGCGCTGTGGGTCATCGAGCGGGTCTATCTGCTCGGCTGGACCTCGGCGATCTCACCGACCTCGCCGTTCGGCGAGTTCATCGAGCACTGGACGGTTCCGGACTTCGCGGCCTACGTGGACGCCCTCGAGGCCCTCGCCGCCCCGGACGCCCATCAGGGACTGGTCGATGAGGTGCTGCGTCTGGAAGTGGACTTCTGGAACATGGCCACCGAGGCTCGGGCATGA
- a CDS encoding TetR/AcrR family transcriptional regulator, whose protein sequence is MAEIDDRLLAVVVEILETEGYDAVQLREVARRAQSSLATIYKRYATREDLILAGLEAWLDEHRYSEVRAHRRAQGQSLHEALMDLFRTIFEPWEKHPGMLTAYFRARSSPRGQRLLHRGLNIVAPAGLELMADVDEDFVADLNDVLSSVVYGLLGRFVAGEIETTDILPTLDRAVYWLTAGYESTKQGGRVE, encoded by the coding sequence ATGGCGGAGATCGATGACCGGCTGCTCGCCGTCGTCGTGGAGATCCTGGAAACCGAAGGCTATGACGCGGTCCAGTTGCGCGAGGTCGCTCGGCGCGCGCAATCATCGCTGGCCACCATCTACAAGCGCTACGCGACCCGCGAAGACCTGATCCTGGCCGGGCTGGAGGCATGGCTGGATGAGCATCGCTACTCCGAGGTCAGGGCACATCGGCGGGCGCAGGGACAGTCGCTGCACGAAGCGTTGATGGACCTCTTCAGGACCATCTTCGAGCCCTGGGAGAAACACCCCGGCATGTTGACGGCCTACTTCCGGGCCCGATCCTCGCCGCGGGGCCAGCGTCTGCTGCACCGGGGCCTCAATATCGTGGCTCCGGCCGGTCTGGAGTTGATGGCCGACGTCGACGAGGACTTCGTCGCCGATCTCAACGATGTGCTCTCCAGCGTGGTCTACGGCCTACTGGGCCGATTCGTGGCCGGTGAGATCGAAACCACCGACATCCTGCCGACACTGGACCGTGCGGTGTACTGGCTCACCGCCGGCTACGAGTCGACCAAACAGGGCGGACGGGTCGAGTGA
- a CDS encoding carboxymuconolactone decarboxylase family protein, with product MTTPAPEDTDPTTTSMLDFVFAEVWKRPGLSRRDRRFVTLACVADADAEAPLRDHVYAALNSGDVSIVEMQEAVLHFAVYAGWPKASRFNIIVDEQWARIHRERGEQVPPPQPLLPLPTPSDPETRLALGARSFKDINCLEFAPNRDNPFQGAGILNFVFGEMWLRPGLGMKERRLITVACVAFQDAPYPIVSHVYAALKSREVSFDEMDELALHFAAYYGWPKGSHLNQVIGEQKQRVAHEWGAQ from the coding sequence ATGACTACTCCGGCGCCGGAGGACACGGACCCCACCACCACCAGCATGCTCGACTTCGTGTTCGCCGAGGTCTGGAAGCGGCCGGGTCTGAGCCGCCGAGACCGCAGATTCGTCACGCTGGCGTGTGTGGCCGACGCCGACGCCGAGGCCCCGCTGCGCGATCACGTGTACGCCGCACTGAACAGCGGGGACGTGAGCATCGTCGAAATGCAGGAGGCTGTACTGCATTTCGCGGTGTACGCCGGGTGGCCGAAAGCCTCCCGCTTCAACATCATCGTCGACGAACAATGGGCCCGCATTCACCGCGAGCGCGGTGAGCAAGTCCCACCCCCGCAACCGTTGCTGCCGCTGCCCACGCCCAGTGATCCGGAGACCCGCCTGGCTCTGGGAGCGCGGTCTTTCAAGGACATCAACTGCCTGGAGTTCGCACCGAATCGGGACAACCCGTTCCAGGGCGCCGGGATCCTGAACTTCGTGTTCGGCGAGATGTGGTTGCGACCCGGACTCGGCATGAAGGAACGCCGCCTCATCACCGTCGCGTGCGTGGCGTTTCAGGACGCCCCCTACCCCATCGTCAGCCACGTCTACGCAGCGCTGAAGAGCCGTGAGGTGTCCTTCGACGAGATGGACGAGTTGGCATTGCACTTCGCGGCCTACTACGGATGGCCGAAGGGCTCGCACCTCAATCAGGTGATCGGTGAACAGAAACAACGGGTCGCCCACGAGTGGGGAGCGCAATGA
- a CDS encoding mycofactocin-coupled SDR family oxidoreductase codes for MGSLDGKVAFITGVARGQGRSHALRLAGEGADIIGIDICADIPANGYPMASRDELNETIALVEAAGATMLGTVADVRDFQAVRAAVDDGVARFGRLDIVCANAGIAPTAFRETSIEEDLAMWSAAIDVNLVGSFHTAKAAIGHLIAGERGGAIVFTSSTAGLKGFGGSQGGGLGYAASKHGVVGLMRTLANALAPYSIRVNTVHPTAVNTMMAVNPAMTAFLENYPDGGPHLQNPMPVSLLEPEDISAAVQYLVSDAAKYVTGVTFPVDAGFCNKL; via the coding sequence ATGGGCTCATTGGACGGCAAGGTCGCCTTCATCACCGGCGTGGCACGCGGCCAGGGGCGAAGCCACGCACTACGACTGGCCGGCGAGGGCGCCGACATCATCGGTATCGACATCTGCGCCGACATCCCGGCCAACGGATATCCGATGGCCAGCCGCGACGAACTGAACGAGACGATCGCACTGGTGGAAGCCGCCGGCGCCACGATGCTCGGCACCGTGGCCGATGTGCGGGACTTCCAGGCGGTGCGAGCGGCCGTCGACGACGGCGTGGCGCGATTCGGCCGACTCGACATCGTCTGCGCCAACGCGGGTATCGCCCCGACAGCCTTCCGCGAGACAAGCATCGAAGAGGACCTCGCCATGTGGTCGGCGGCGATCGATGTCAACCTCGTCGGCTCCTTCCACACCGCCAAGGCCGCCATCGGGCACCTGATCGCCGGTGAGCGCGGCGGCGCGATCGTGTTCACCAGCTCCACCGCCGGACTGAAGGGCTTCGGTGGATCCCAGGGCGGCGGCCTGGGCTACGCGGCTTCCAAGCACGGTGTTGTCGGCCTGATGCGGACTTTGGCCAACGCGCTTGCGCCGTACAGCATCCGGGTCAACACCGTACATCCCACCGCGGTCAACACCATGATGGCGGTGAACCCGGCGATGACGGCCTTCCTGGAGAACTACCCCGACGGCGGACCCCACTTGCAGAACCCGATGCCGGTCTCCCTGCTGGAGCCCGAGGACATCAGCGCCGCGGTGCAGTACCTGGTCTCCGACGCAGCCAAATACGTCACCGGGGTCACGTTCCCGGTCGACGCCGGCTTCTGCAACAAGCTATGA
- a CDS encoding mycofactocin-coupled SDR family oxidoreductase: MSGRIAGKRVLITGAARGMGRSHAVRLAQEGADLILIDICTSLPELEYPLSTAADLTETARLVTELGRRVITHIVDVRDAEALAAAVDAGVAELGGLDASVANAGVLTAGTWDTTTSAQWRTVVDVNLIGVWNTCAAALPHLVDRGGSLINISSAAGIKGSPLHTPYTAAKHGVVGMSKALANELAAVNVRVNTVHPTGVETGMQPASLHTLLVETRADLGPIFQNALPIVMAEAIDISNAVLFLVSDEARYVTGLEFKVDAGVTIR; the protein is encoded by the coding sequence ATGAGCGGCCGGATCGCGGGCAAACGCGTACTCATCACCGGCGCGGCCCGCGGAATGGGTCGCAGCCATGCGGTGCGGTTGGCGCAGGAGGGCGCCGATCTGATCCTGATCGACATCTGCACCTCGCTGCCCGAGCTGGAGTACCCGCTGTCCACCGCAGCTGATCTGACTGAAACCGCGCGTCTGGTCACCGAACTCGGCCGCCGGGTGATCACCCACATTGTCGATGTCCGCGATGCGGAAGCCCTCGCGGCCGCGGTCGATGCCGGGGTGGCCGAACTCGGCGGCCTGGACGCATCGGTGGCCAATGCCGGGGTCCTCACCGCGGGCACCTGGGATACCACCACATCCGCTCAGTGGCGCACCGTGGTGGACGTCAATCTGATCGGCGTCTGGAACACGTGTGCCGCCGCCCTGCCGCACCTGGTCGACCGTGGTGGCAGCCTGATCAACATCAGCTCGGCGGCGGGCATCAAGGGCAGCCCGCTGCACACCCCCTACACCGCCGCCAAGCACGGCGTCGTCGGCATGAGCAAGGCGCTGGCCAATGAGCTTGCGGCGGTCAATGTCCGGGTCAACACCGTCCATCCGACCGGCGTCGAGACCGGCATGCAACCGGCGTCGCTGCACACCCTGCTGGTGGAGACGCGAGCCGACCTGGGGCCGATCTTCCAGAACGCGCTGCCCATCGTGATGGCCGAGGCCATCGATATCAGCAATGCGGTGTTGTTCCTGGTCTCCGACGAAGCGCGGTACGTGACCGGGCTGGAATTCAAGGTCGATGCCGGAGTCACCATCAGATGA
- a CDS encoding TetR/AcrR family transcriptional regulator, producing MAAARTPKSPDTGARFRLIEATAKLMRDEGYAAATSRRVAAEAGVKQALVYYYFPTMDDLFVEVLRAGADASLERMRAALTDADPLRALWEMNSDSRLTGLNTEFMALANHRKTIRTELRAYAERVRDIETAAVTVALRAGGVDLDMFPPVAVSMLIAQIARSLCNEEAVGVTLGHREMRAFVDAQLAMLARASGGASSDGAQHADSG from the coding sequence GTGGCAGCCGCCCGCACACCGAAGTCACCCGACACGGGCGCCCGGTTCCGGCTCATCGAGGCCACTGCGAAGCTCATGCGGGACGAGGGTTACGCGGCCGCCACGTCACGTCGGGTGGCCGCGGAAGCAGGTGTCAAGCAGGCGCTCGTCTACTACTACTTCCCCACCATGGACGACCTGTTCGTCGAGGTGCTGCGCGCCGGTGCCGATGCCTCGCTCGAGCGGATGCGTGCCGCACTGACCGACGCGGACCCGCTGCGGGCGCTGTGGGAGATGAACAGCGACTCCCGGCTGACCGGCCTCAACACCGAATTCATGGCACTTGCCAACCATCGCAAGACAATCCGTACTGAGCTTCGCGCGTACGCGGAACGCGTCCGCGATATCGAGACCGCTGCCGTCACCGTCGCGTTGCGTGCCGGCGGCGTGGACCTCGACATGTTCCCGCCGGTGGCGGTGTCCATGCTCATCGCCCAGATCGCACGCAGCCTGTGCAACGAGGAGGCGGTCGGCGTCACGCTCGGTCATCGCGAGATGCGCGCCTTCGTCGATGCCCAACTCGCCATGCTCGCCCGGGCATCGGGAGGCGCCTCCTCGGACGGTGCG